From the Saccharomycodes ludwigii strain NBRC 1722 chromosome I, whole genome shotgun sequence genome, one window contains:
- the PAN2 gene encoding poly(A)-specific ribonuclease (similar to Saccharomyces cerevisiae YGL094C | PAN2 | Poly(A)-binding protein-dependent poly(A) riboNuclease), producing the protein MDNWIPCYHQPEDLIPHLHHNPQLRLDSRIPKKITKTFYDKYSDLYWVGDSIGKLSAYYRQVIPSGQSVQQHSLNTYHLYTRHSVSNFLMGPAESGIFDGVSTPDGLLTVTDTSLNFSNRRGLLMANYTSLNLHELTYGIKAITANDFSNTNCFIGGSYDSIFNIDYKQGKLVSRIDYYMKNINVMKSSDQASNKLIFVGNDNGSVDIIDTTSNKVVTSLKAHASYVSDIDVANNTLVTVGKTKKFDYISDPYVRVFDLRIMRDLTPIAFTAGADFVHLHPVLPSVVVTASNFGQFQFTDMFNPTLTHTYTHPGKITHFNISYNGDYLGIVGSDESMIHTWSRTGGTTRFLNSMSSPLEFADMNNDLPAKEPFKIDDYTKPLSSVGMSSYDELLLSSWNNTIFNSSGTVPNFFRPDLKFPNGNANGIYNANTPSFHSLYNKYHLIPYNKSSYGPPYEKYISIKHVQENMTVNDESLKWEIFKLDKENGSKNLSNASTVVQPTVGNTTNVTSLSTSLSSLSQPTATSILSGSPPLLFRRVKKTPKTEYSDLNNTKYCGLINLPDGNAPNSLIQLYKFTPYFNNLAREHLLKPFVTTTLIHELGYVFDCIGCENKSKCFFPKNFIELVRYMRKKDSNDIKYINKFICKTISKETKVSLRANYDEVLILNSTANKRQSTPTILHYIEHSFNSFKNNIAGFNNSLTSGSKKCSKLPESFVLNVDISSADLNEKCYGKNHNWLLNIFHLGITKLNNQFIFKENAEDLPRFCAEKCEYELNGFVAKVKYNDNMSHNYVTFVKIYQKTNTATEYKWFMFNDFVVVEMPEEIVLDFKNNWKVPQVIIYTKKDVLKEFCTINNDYINSITHNVPQKIFAQEFTRLTNIEEVPVKGTLLAMDSEFVLASNNKYHIDCNGNVDLIQAARVVLARISVLYGDYKNMGKIMFDDYIIHKGHIGDYLTRYSGISPGDLDPDKSNKKLCQRQLSYRKFWLLIKLGCIIVGHGLPNDFAGIGIYVPNNQVEDTATYFWQGGRYLSLRYLAHVLLKNDIQTGDHDSIEDAHNALLLFKEYLNLKATGDFEGMIDKIFREGRAVNYKVPSEAIIDSTIISTKHFEEKE; encoded by the coding sequence atGGATAATTGGATACCATGTTATCATCAGCCTGAAGATTTAATTCCTCACCTACATCATAATCCTCAATTAAGATTAGATTCAAGGATACCGAAAAAGATTACCAAGACCTTTTACGATAAATATTCAGATTTATACTGGGTTGGTGATTCTATTGGCAAACTTTCTGCTTATTACAGACAGGTGATTCCATCAGGACAGTCTGTTCAACAACATTCATTAAACACTTATCATTTATATACGAGGCATTCAGTTTCTAATTTTCTCATGGGTCCCGCAGAATCAGGCATATTTGATGGGGTTTCCACCCCCGATGGTCTCTTAACAGTAACTGATACGTCATTAAATTTCAGTAATAGAAGGGGGTTATTAATGGCAAATTACACATCTTTAAATCTACATGAATTAACCTATGGTATCAAAGCAATAACAGCAAATGATTTTAGTAATACAAACTGTTTTATCGGTGGGAGTTACGATTCCATCTTCAATATTGACTATAAACAGGGGAAACTTGTTTCGAGAATAGACTATTACATGAAGAACATTAACGTAATGAAAAGCAGTGATCAGGCAAGCAATAAACTGATTTTTGTTGGGAATGATAATGGCAGCGTCGATATAATCGATACTACATCCAATAAAGTAGTAACGTCTTTGAAAGCACATGCATCCTATGTATCTGATATTGATGTAGCAAATAATACATTGGTAACTGTGggtaaaaccaaaaaatttgattataTATCTGATCCATATGTTAGAGTGTTTGATTTGCGGATTATGAGAGATTTGACACCAATTGCGTTCACAGCTGGTGCTGATTTTGTACACTTACACCCCGTTTTACCGTCAGTGGTGGTAACGGCATCTAATTTCGGCCAATTTCAATTTACAGATATGTTCAATCCAACATTAACCCATACATATACTCACCCAGGGAAGATCACACATTTTAACATCTCCTACAATGGTGATTACTTGGGAATCGTTGGCTCTGATGAAAGTATGATACATACGTGGAGTAGAACTGGTGGCACTACaagatttttaaattcaatgAGTTCACCCTTGGAGTTTGCTGATATGAACAACGATTTGCCAGCAAAGGAGCCGTTTAAAATTGATGATTACACGAAACCGTTAAGTTCTGTAGGCATGTCCTCATATGATGAACTATTGCTAAGTTCATGGAATAATACGATTTTCAATTCTAGTGGAACTGTTCCGAATTTTTTCAGGCCAGATTTAAAGTTCCCCAATGGCAATGCCAACGGTATCTATAACGCCAATACTCCATCGTTTCATAGTTTATACAACAAATATCATTTAATACCATACAATAAAAGCAGTTATGGTCCCCCATATGAGAAATATATTTCAATCAAACACGTTCAAGAAAACATGACAGTAAACGATGAGAGCTTGAAATGGGAAATTTTCAAACTTGACAAGGAAAATGGctcaaaaaatttgtcTAATGCTTCAACTGTAGTACAACCTACTGTGGGAAACACAACTAACGTCACTTCTTTATCGACTTCCTTATCCTCATTATCACAACCAACTGCAACATCAATATTATCAGGATCCCCGCCTTTATTATTTCGTCGAGTTAAAAAGACCCCGAAAACCGAATACAGTGATCTAAACAACACTAAATATTGTggattaataaatttaccaGATGGGAATGCACCAAATTCCTTGATTCAActatataaatttacaCCATACTTTAATAATCTGGCAAGAGAACATTTATTGAAGCCCTTTGTCACCACAACGCTGATACACGAATTAGGCTATGTTTTTGATTGCATTGGatgtgaaaataaatccaaatgttttttcccaaaaaattttattgaattagTCAGATATATGAGAAAGAAAGACAGCAACgatatcaaatatattaacaaatttatttgCAAAACAATCAGTAAAGAGACGAAAGTTTCACTTAGAGCAAACTATGATGaggttttaattttaaatagtaCAGCAAATAAAAGACAGTCTACACCTACCATTTTACATTATATAGAACACAGCTTCAATTcctttaaaaacaatatagcTGGTTTTAACAACTCCCTCACCAGTGGTAGTAAGAAGTGCTCAAAACTTCCAGaatcttttgttttgaatGTTGATATATCCAGTGCTGATTTAAACGAAAAATGCTACGGTAAAAATCACAATTGGCTACTaaacatttttcatttagGTATTACGAAACTAAAtaatcaatttatttttaaagaaaatgctGAAGATTTGCCAAGGTTTTGTGCTGAAAAATGTGAATATGAACTGAACGGATTCGTGGCAAAAGTTAAGTATAACGACAATATGTCTCACAATTATGTTACTTTTGtgaaaatatatcaaaaaacaaacacaGCCACAGAATATAAGTGGTTCATGtttaatgattttgttgttgttgaaatgCCTGAAGAAATAGTATTGgactttaaaaataattggaAAGTCCCACAggttattatatataccaAGAAAGATGTGTTAAAAGAGTTTTGTACAATTAATAACGATTACATCAATAGTATAACACACAACGTTCCGCAGAAAATTTTTGCTCAGGAATTCACAAGATTAACCAATATTGAGGAAGTTCCTGTGAAGGGCACCTTATTGGCAATGGATTCTGAATTTGTCTTAGCTTCGAATAATAAGTATCATATAGATTGTAATGGAAATGTTGATTTAATACAAGCAGCTAGAGTGGTTTTAGCAAGGATATCAGTGTTATATGGTGACTACAAGAATATGGGGAAAATCATGTTTGATGATTACATTATCCACAAGGGTCATATTGGGGATTACCTAACACGTTATAGTGGTATATCCCCTGGCGATTTGGATCCAGACAAaagtaacaaaaaattgtgCCAGAGACAATTAAGCTATAGAAAATTTTGGTTACTAATTAAACTGGGCTGCATTATTGTAGGCCATGGTTTACCAAATGATTTTGCTGGTATTGGGATCTATGTTCCAAATAATCAGGTGGAAGATACTGCCACTTATTTCTGGCAAGGTGGGAGGTACTTGTCTTTAAGATATTTGGCCCATgtattgttaaaaaatgacATTCAAACTGGTGATCATGATTCTATAGAAGATGCTCATAATGCATTACTGCTCTTCAAAgaatatttgaatttaaagGCTACTGGTGATTTTGAAGGTATgattgataaaatatttcgTGAGGGTCGTGCTGTTAATTACAAAGTTCCCAGTGAGGCTATTATTGATTCGACAATTATTAGTACTAAAcattttgaagaaaaagaataa
- the RTT10 gene encoding tRNA (34-2'-O)-methyltransferase regulator RTT10 (similar to Saccharomyces cerevisiae YPL183C | RTT10 | Regulator of Ty1 Transposition): MPLVPLNHTGPSLCVKVLPSLVTGNDKSSIEVWNAQGPYLLIYTFPENKLIHRCQIFSRNKIHGISINSQNEILFYGGCNYLVTTRNEILKQQSAFNKNSLVNKEKRSGSEWIISGEISNNSKLYLLTCYNKVIMYDLVPATDGDCIDTLYIGTKALFQERSILYSGSLKIIPTTTDIENIDNKEKVLVNAGTVMGGILIWDCYLEKLIHNLKGHEGSIFDVVTSANTKLVASCSDDRTIRLWDNDFRSGKELSVAFGHSARIWKLKFINNDTQLISTSEDCTVKVWDIRQDTHELVLQKTYEVHQLKSVWGCDFWNDFIFTCGNDGRVKVTKINEEKTLQQSSLLTYSLKEILNNNVPAVGKSEIIKGFHWFNKHGLIIITSEGRVFQLKVTALQQEHCGTWIFLFRNPSFENYSLTHGLEDLETVVFSNNKGHLLFLKLNKNGDHEQYNLYAPVELCKVTGCFFKYTDGKVFCLYESPNSEEPLVLLQINSSAFIIEKVVQLRKPKIFLSTCFELYENLLLVGSRHSTVGIWDLNSVEIGGSRHVLIRKLTPGDTTTSIRYTGKHLKSTKEDINTDRGDPIFSITNRDGYYNFISVNNRFSTLKYKIIHSNKIVRGFLEDGNFVMSPNNTSDFVISGFKSNIFHISNETGNYEIINEICGGAHRQLKLFEICTTETIGTNRFDKLLVYIKASVLHLKKINTNMSLQTLNNGTHGKEIRDITIKPVSKSLTADTLFITGSEDTTLKLSKFASDASTHGFTNFWTLRAHVSGLQKVKFISDNFVISTSAREELFLWELNESTDNTPFLNLVCKIPVISKNNPDLRIMDFDVLFIENTLNSEPDASIDADFALVTIYSDSSIILWHYSNALQKFNKLLVGKYETCCLLNVSLRILNNSSVYIVVAPTDGYLVYYNVTEYIPFGVVRSNGKLELMEPFQEYKSIELPHYQGRNRIHQSGIRAMEVFVPNGKSNEFIVVTGGDDNGLGVTVFTLDSTTGNDLLCVKNTFFDPKAASSTITSINVIENKSDKDKINFLVCSIDQNLRLWEFDGITYKLKISDKKYTSIADTGSSDTYNSNFALIGGVGLSLWSL, encoded by the coding sequence ATGCCATTAGTACCGTTGAATCATACAGGTCCTTCATTGTGCGTGAAAGTTTTGCCCTCTTTAGTCACTGGCAACGATAAATCTTCTATAGAAGTTTGGAATGCTCAAGGTCCGTATTTATTAATCTATACATTCCCAGAAAATAAGTTAATACACAGATGCCAAATTTTCTccagaaataaaatacatgGTATTTCTATCAATTCCCAAAATGAGATTTTGTTTTACGGTGGCTGCAATTATTTAGTCACCACTAGAaatgaaatattaaaacaacaatctGCCTTTAATAAGAACTCATTAgttaataaagaaaagcGTTCCGGCTCTGAATGGATTATTAGCGGTGAAATATCCAATAATTCCaagttatatttattaacttGTTACAACAAAGTCATAATGTATGATCTGGTACCAGCTACTGACGGTGACTGCATTGACACTTTATATATTGGAACAAAAGCTTTATTTCAAGAAAGGtcaattttatattcaGGCTCATTGAAAATCATACCTACAACTActgatattgaaaatatagaCAATAAAGAGAAAGTATTGGTCAATGCAGGTACTGTTATGGGCGGAATATTAATATGGGATTgttatttggaaaaattaattcatAATTTGAAAGGCCATGAGGGTTCTATATTTGACGTTGTGACTAGTGCTAATACCAAATTAGTGGCAAGTTGCTCCGATGATAGGACAATTAGATTATGGGATAATGACTTCAGGTCTGGCAAGGAATTGTCTGTTGCATTTGGTCATAGTGCAAGAATTTGGAAGCTaaaatttatcaacaaTGATACCCAACTAATCAGCACTTCTGAAGATTGCACTGTGAAAGTCTGGGATATTAGGCAGGATACACATGAATTGGTCCTACAAAAAACATATGAAGTTCACCAATTAAAAAGTGTTTGGGGTTGCGATTTTTggaatgattttatttttacttgtGGTAATGATGGCAGAGTTAAAGTCACTAAAATCAACGAGGAAAAAACATTACAACAATCTTCCCTGTTAACCTATTCGcttaaagaaattttaaataataatgttccTGCTGTTGGTAAATCTGAAATTATCAAAGGTTTCCACTGGTTTAATAAACATGGGTTGATCATTATTACCTCGGAAGGTCGTGTTTTCCAATTAAAGGTCACAGCTTTACAACAAGAACACTGCGGGACTTGGATTTTTCTATTTAGAAACCCAAGTTTCGAGAATTATTCATTAACCCATGGTTTGGAAGACTTGGAAACTGTGGTCTTTTCTAACAATAAGGGTcatttactatttttaaaattgaataaaaatgggGATCATGAACAATATAATCTTTATGCACCCGTTGAATTGTGTAAAGTAACTGGatgttttttcaaatacaCCGATGGTAAGgtgttttgtttatatgAGTCTCCGAATTCTGAGGAACCCCTTGTACTATTACAAATTAATTCCAGCGCATTTATCATTGAAAAAGTCGTGCAATTAAGGAAAccgaaaatttttttatcaacgTGTTTTGAACTATATgaaaatttattgttaGTTGGTTCCAGACATAGCACTGTAGGTATCTGGGATTTAAATAGCGTTGAAATTGGCGGATCTAGGCATGTATTGATCAGAAAATTAACACCTGGTGATACTACTACATCTATAAGATACACGGggaaacatttaaaaagtaCTAAAGAAGATATTAATACAGATCGTGGTGATcctattttttcaataactaACAGAGATGGTTATTATAACTTTATAAGTGTTAATAACAGGTTTTCAACCTTGAAgtataaaattatacatTCCAACAAAATAGTCCGTGGATTTTTGGAAGACGGTAATTTTGTGATGAGTCCCAATAATACCAGTGACTTTGTGATTAGTGGATTTAAatccaatatttttcatatatcTAATGAAACTGGCAATTATGAAATCATTAATGAGATTTGTGGTGGTGCTCATAGAcaattgaaattatttgaaatttgtACCACTGAAACTATTGGGACCAATAGatttgataaattattGGTTTATATTAAAGCCAGTGTATTACatctcaaaaaaattaatacgAATATGAGTTTACAAACATTAAATAATGGTACACATGGTAAAGAAATCAGAGATATAACAATTAAACCAGTCAGTAAAAGCTTAACAGCCGATACTTTATTTATAACCGGTAGTGAAGACACCACATTGAAATTGAGTAAATTTGCTTCTGATGCTAGCACACATGGCTTTACAAACTTTTGGACCTTACGAGCACATGTTTCCGGCTTACAAAAAGTTAAGTTTATCAGTGataattttgtaatttcTACTTCAGCCAGAGAAGAATTGTTTCTATGGGAATTAAACGAATCCACTGATAACACTCCATTTTTGAATTTGGTTTGCAAAATACCTGTCATTTCCAAAAACAATCCTGATTTACGTATTATGGATTTcgatgttttatttattgaaaatactTTGAATTCTGAACCTGATGCTTCAATAGATGCTGACTTTGCCTTGGTTACGATATATTCTGATTCCAGTATTATATTGTGGCATTACAGTAACGCCTTACAGAAATTCAACAAGTTGTTAGTAGGCAAATATGAAACTTGTTGTTTATTAAATGTTTCCCTAAGAATTTTGAATAACTCAAGTGTTTACATTGTTGTTGCGCCGACAGATGGATACTTAGTATATTACAACGTCACCGAATACATTCCATTTGGTGTTGTGCGGAGTAATGGCAAATTGGAGTTGATGGAACCTTTTCAAGAATACAAGAGTATTGAATTACCTCATTACCAAGGTAGAAACCGTATTCATCAATCGGGTATTCGTGCAATGGAAGTTTTTGTTCCAAATGGTAAAAGTAACGAGTTTATTGTAGTCACAGGTGGTGATGATAATGGTTTAGGTGTTACTGTGTTTACCCTTGATTCTACTACTGGCAATGATTTACTATGTGTTAAAAACACCTTTTTTGATCCAAAAGCTGCTTCAAGTACCATTACTTCTATAAACgttatagaaaataaaagtgacaaagataaaattaactttttaGTGTGCTCTATTGATCAAAATTTAAGATTATGGGAATTTGATGGAATTACTTATAAGTTGAAGATAAGTGATAAGAAATATACTTCGATTGCAGATACGGGGTCAAGCGATACGTATAATTCTAACTTTGCTTTAATTGGTGGTGTTGGTTTATCTTTGTGGAGTTTGTAA
- the RTC6 gene encoding mitochondrial 54S ribosomal protein bL36m (similar to Saccharomyces cerevisiae YPL183W-A | RTC6 | Restriction of Telomere Capping), which translates to MFNSFVHRSFKPNTSRLLLNKVTSSVKHSNINCCNNTILLSQKASPITNTGLILNTFLARTFKVRTSVKKFCSDCYIVRRKGRVYVYCKSNKKHKQRQG; encoded by the coding sequence ATGTTTAATTCATTTGTACATAGGTCCTTTAAACCTAACACTTCAAGGTTATTGTTGAATAAAGTTACTTCCAGTGTTAAACatagtaatattaattgttgtaataatactatCTTATTGTCACAAAAGGCTTCCCCAATAACCAACACtggtttaattttaaatacttttttagCTAGAACATTTAAAGTAAGGACTTCTGTTAAGAAGTTCTGTAGTGATTGCTATATTGTTAGAAGGAAGGGTAGAGTTTATGTTTACTGTAAATCTAATAAGAAACATAAGCAACGTCAAGGTTAG